A genomic window from Streptomyces broussonetiae includes:
- a CDS encoding long-chain-fatty-acid--CoA ligase: MATLSVATILAENARRRPGKTALVEGDLRLTFGEVWQRSLARAGALAGLGVRPGDRVALMAPNTAEFPVAYYAIIAAGAVVVPVHLLLSAGEVEHVLKDSGAGLLLVHPAQAETGRAAADALGVHVVTLGAEFDQLAAGAEPLPSYVTRTADDPAVIFYTSGTTGVPKGAVLSHFNIVMNATVNAFDANDIRADDIALGALPLFHAFGQTVSLNSTWRAGATLVLLPRFDAARAIELMAEEQVNTFHGVPTMYVALAAAAAGAERLPELRVCISGGASLPVAVLERFEEAFGAKIYEGYGLSETSPTATVNQPLFGTRPGTIGHPLWGVDVEIARAELEDRIELLPAGELGEVVIRGHNVFSGYLGRPEATAEAVVEGWLRTGDLGTKDDEGFLRIVDRKKDVIIRGGYNVYPREVEEVLMRHPAIAQVAVIGLPDELHGEEVCAVVVPAPGTAPGAAEVTEWSKEHLGRHKYPRRVEFTDALPLGPSMKVLKRELRATYVEKVEKQVD, encoded by the coding sequence ATGGCAACCCTGTCCGTCGCCACCATCCTCGCCGAGAACGCCAGGCGACGTCCCGGCAAGACCGCCCTCGTGGAGGGCGACCTGCGGCTCACCTTCGGCGAGGTGTGGCAGCGGTCCCTCGCCCGGGCGGGCGCGCTCGCCGGCCTCGGCGTACGGCCGGGGGACCGGGTCGCCCTCATGGCACCCAACACCGCCGAGTTCCCGGTCGCCTACTACGCGATCATCGCGGCCGGTGCGGTCGTCGTACCGGTGCATCTGCTGCTGTCGGCGGGCGAGGTCGAGCACGTGCTGAAGGACAGCGGGGCCGGCCTGCTGCTCGTCCACCCGGCCCAGGCGGAGACCGGCCGGGCCGCCGCCGACGCCCTCGGGGTCCACGTGGTCACCCTGGGCGCGGAGTTCGACCAGCTCGCCGCCGGAGCCGAGCCGCTGCCGTCGTACGTCACCCGTACGGCCGACGACCCGGCGGTGATCTTCTACACGAGCGGGACCACCGGCGTCCCCAAGGGTGCGGTCCTCAGCCACTTCAACATCGTGATGAACGCGACCGTCAACGCCTTCGACGCCAACGACATCCGCGCCGACGACATCGCGCTCGGCGCCCTGCCCCTCTTCCACGCCTTCGGGCAGACCGTCTCGCTCAACTCCACCTGGCGGGCCGGCGCCACGCTCGTGCTGCTGCCCCGCTTCGACGCGGCCCGCGCCATCGAGCTGATGGCCGAGGAGCAGGTGAACACCTTCCACGGCGTGCCGACCATGTACGTCGCCCTCGCGGCGGCAGCGGCCGGGGCCGAGCGGCTGCCCGAGCTGCGCGTCTGCATCTCCGGCGGGGCCTCGCTGCCCGTCGCTGTGCTCGAGCGGTTCGAGGAGGCGTTCGGCGCGAAGATCTACGAGGGGTACGGACTGTCGGAGACCTCGCCGACCGCCACCGTCAACCAGCCGCTGTTCGGCACCAGGCCGGGCACCATCGGGCATCCGCTGTGGGGCGTGGACGTGGAGATCGCCCGCGCCGAGCTGGAGGACCGCATCGAGCTGCTTCCGGCGGGCGAGCTGGGCGAGGTCGTCATCCGTGGCCACAACGTCTTCTCCGGCTACCTAGGCCGGCCCGAGGCCACCGCCGAGGCCGTGGTCGAGGGCTGGCTGCGCACCGGCGACCTCGGCACCAAGGACGACGAGGGCTTCCTCAGGATCGTCGACCGCAAGAAGGACGTCATCATCCGCGGCGGTTACAACGTGTACCCGCGGGAGGTCGAGGAGGTCCTGATGCGCCACCCCGCGATCGCCCAGGTCGCGGTCATCGGCCTGCCCGACGAGCTGCACGGCGAGGAGGTGTGCGCCGTCGTCGTGCCGGCGCCGGGCACCGCGCCCGGCGCCGCCGAGGTCACCGAGTGGTCCAAGGAGCACCTGGGCCGCCACAAGTACCCGCGCCGAGTGGAGTTCACGGACGCGCTGCCGCTCGGCCCCAGCATGAAAGTGCTCAAGCGGGAACTGCGGGCGACGTACGTGGAGAAGGTGGAAAAGCAAGTGGACTAG
- a CDS encoding sulfite exporter TauE/SafE family protein — MNTMTLWHISGWGFAALASAAVLVGFSKTAVSGANTVSLAIFAAVLPARASTGVLLPVLIAGDVLAVLTYRRHAHWPTLWRLFPAVAAGVVAGTLFLMWAGDGVVRTSIGAILLLMAGVTLWRRRRPQGAGGPDEPDAAAGRAGRAKARSYGVLGGFTTMVANAGGPVMSMYLLSAGFQKLGFLGTSAFFFLIVNLSKVPFSAGLGLIDGRSLLLDAALAVFVVPGALIGKWAVNRINQRLFEQLVIAATIVGGLQLLLR; from the coding sequence ATGAACACGATGACTCTCTGGCACATATCCGGCTGGGGGTTCGCGGCGCTCGCCTCCGCGGCCGTCCTCGTCGGCTTCTCGAAGACCGCGGTGAGCGGGGCCAACACGGTGAGCCTCGCGATCTTCGCGGCGGTCCTGCCCGCTCGCGCCTCCACCGGCGTCCTGCTGCCCGTCCTGATCGCCGGCGATGTCCTCGCCGTCCTCACCTACCGTCGGCACGCCCACTGGCCCACCCTGTGGCGGCTGTTCCCGGCCGTCGCGGCCGGCGTGGTGGCCGGCACGCTGTTCCTGATGTGGGCCGGCGACGGGGTCGTCCGCACCTCGATCGGCGCGATCCTGCTGCTGATGGCGGGCGTCACGCTGTGGCGGCGTCGTCGGCCGCAGGGCGCGGGCGGGCCGGACGAGCCGGACGCGGCGGCGGGCCGGGCCGGCCGGGCCAAGGCGCGCTCGTACGGCGTGCTCGGCGGGTTCACGACGATGGTCGCCAACGCGGGCGGCCCGGTGATGTCGATGTATCTGCTCTCGGCCGGATTCCAAAAGCTGGGCTTCCTGGGCACGTCGGCGTTCTTCTTCCTCATCGTGAACCTGTCCAAGGTGCCGTTCAGCGCGGGCCTCGGCCTGATCGACGGGCGCTCGCTGCTGCTCGACGCAGCGCTCGCGGTGTTCGTCGTGCCCGGGGCGTTGATCGGCAAATGGGCTGTGAACCGGATCAACCAGCGACTCTTCGAACAACTCGTGATCGCGGCGACGATCGTGGGCGGGCTGCAGCTGCTACTGCGCTAG
- a CDS encoding HAD-IIA family hydrolase, with protein sequence MEVMEVMEVAEVGESVRAVLIDIDGVLTVSWKPLPGAVEALRAVRDAGLGVVLVTNTTSRSRASVAATLAGAGFPVGAEDILTAPAATAAHLAGARVALLNSGDVGADLEGITLVGDDDDADVVLLGGAGPEFGYEALNRAFGRLQQGARLVAMHRNLYWRTDEGLQLDTGAFLAGLEAAADVEAEVTGKPSRAFFEAALGRLGVGAEQALMVGDDIEYDVLAAQQLGITGALVRTGKFLPQSLERASGRPDHVLDSFADLPALLGLAQ encoded by the coding sequence ATGGAGGTCATGGAGGTCATGGAGGTCGCAGAGGTCGGGGAGTCCGTGCGGGCCGTGCTGATCGACATCGATGGTGTCCTCACCGTCTCCTGGAAGCCGCTGCCGGGTGCGGTGGAGGCACTGCGGGCCGTCCGGGACGCGGGTCTGGGCGTGGTCCTGGTGACCAACACCACCTCCCGGTCCCGGGCGTCCGTCGCCGCAACGCTCGCGGGCGCGGGGTTCCCGGTGGGGGCCGAGGACATCCTGACGGCCCCCGCGGCCACCGCCGCCCATCTGGCCGGGGCTCGCGTCGCGCTGTTGAACAGCGGGGACGTCGGGGCGGATCTGGAGGGGATCACCCTGGTCGGTGACGACGACGACGCGGACGTCGTGCTGCTCGGTGGCGCCGGGCCGGAGTTCGGTTACGAGGCGCTCAATCGTGCCTTCGGCCGGCTCCAGCAGGGTGCGCGGCTGGTCGCCATGCACCGGAACCTGTACTGGCGGACGGACGAGGGACTCCAACTGGACACGGGGGCGTTCCTGGCCGGTCTGGAGGCGGCCGCGGATGTCGAGGCGGAGGTCACGGGGAAGCCGTCGCGGGCGTTCTTCGAAGCGGCTCTCGGGCGTCTCGGGGTCGGCGCGGAGCAGGCGCTGATGGTCGGGGACGACATCGAGTACGACGTCCTGGCGGCTCAGCAGCTCGGCATCACCGGGGCGTTGGTCCGCACGGGCAAGTTCCTGCCCCAGAGCCTGGAGCGGGCGAGCGGACGCCCGGACCACGTCCTGGACTCCTTCGCGGACCTCCCGGCCCTGCTGGGGCTAGCGCAGTAG